From the genome of Glycine soja cultivar W05 chromosome 14, ASM419377v2, whole genome shotgun sequence:
gaggacTAGATTTGTGCAAAAAATAGGgatcaaaattgaattttaacaataataaagatatcaaaagtataattaagtttaacataaattatatttcttaaatttatgtTGAACTTCATTTAGTATTTTGTTTCCAGTATATAGAATTAGAGGTAGTACCAAGTAAgactcaaaatttaacaaattttaacaagTTTGAGTcaatgaaaaacaaatgtgctagaaaaacaaatgtgctagaaaatatgttgttagtttttctctttttttggcTTAAGTATAAAGATAAAATCTAATAGAGGTAAAATATGTGCTACTTTGCAATGGATCTTCATAAACACTCAAGTAATTACAATGCTTCCTCAAAATCATTGCATAGGTTAACACAAAGAGGTTTACTCTGTCGGGTCTACTTAACAACATGGATGACTTGTGGTCAAGTGGTGGATACAAGCAAATTATAATCTTCACTAGCAACCATAGAGAAAGAATTGACCCTGCATTGCTATGCCTTGGTCGTAAGGACATGCACATTCACTTGTCCTTCCTCAAAGGCAATGCATTTCGAATCCTTGCTTCCAATTATTTAGGAATTGAAGGACATCATCCACTTTTTGAACAAATCAAAGGGCTATTGGAGAAAGTAGAAGTCACACCTGCAGTAGTGGCAGAGCAACTAATGAGCAATGAAGATCCTGATGTTGCTTTGGAAGCACTTGTTAAATTTCTCAAAGAAATGGACAAGGAAAAAGCCTGCATTTAGATTTATGAATGAGAATGAAAATTCAGCATGCTTATATGTGGAGTTGTACAACTTCAATGCAAAATACAAATGAAATGCTCTTTGCTTTTGTAATGTATATATGGAATTGTGGTACAACTTCAATGCAAAAAGTTcaaaattatactattattgTTAGAAATGACCTACAATAAGAGTATATTTGGTTGAGTGAAAATAGATTGGAGGAGTAAGAATATGTTTGGTGTTTGTGTGTCTATCATACTCGTTCATCTTTTTGCCCATAATTTGTTTGTTAAAATCATAGACTTGTAGCAATCAAAGTGTTAAAACGTGTAGTGATGAGTGGTGAAAATATGTTGTCCCAATTTTGTTGAATAGTCACGATTTTTAGTCGTTAGTTTAAATACCTGCATTTAGTAAAAGTTAAAAACGACCAGAAAAGTGTTAACATCATTTGCAATTTAACAAAGATATGACATAAGGAAAAAttcataaaacttttaaaagtgAGGGGCAATTGTGTGTTCTCACAATTTATACAACTGTTACTGCAACTCCCCTAGTGCTGTGTGACTAGACGTGGTAAAATCATTACGCTATTCTATCGATCTAAATCTGTTcagtaaaatataaattttgaattttagttGAATGcaaactattattatttattttagtttgatttgattttttatgaaatgtaAAGTTAGATTTTAAGTTTTGAGTTTGATTGACTTAATTCAGACTTAGTCCgtataaaaatgcaaaaaaacttgaaaagaaagaaaattgagttaatactttattttaagattttttttttgtctaaacataaaaaaatattataacactctcttccatttttttaaaaagataattgatttcaaattaccctttttaaaaaatgaaagatgttgaatggttttttttttaaatgtcaaaAGAAAGGTCATTGATGCTTGGAGCACCCAACAACGTGGGTGAAAGAACTAAAATGTCCTTCACCCTTTCTTATAAAAGACCGTAGTGACTCGTCCGTATGAGTCACTATTCATTTTCGTCTCCCATTTCCTCTCCCGCGCCATTTCTTCCCCTTCATatatgcttcttcttcctccttttCTCCGGTGCCTTTTCGTCTGTacgtgcttcttcttccttttatcCGGtgccttttcttcttcctcttgttTTGGTGGTGGTCCGTGGTTGCTGCTGGtgggttttctttttgttactgTTGGTGCCTTTTCGTCTTCTTGATCGTCTTTGAGGTTAGTGAATCCTTCTCCTTAACTATTGTGTATTGTATTATGTTTTCTCATGCCCCTTCTTCTTCGCACCTTTGTGCCTTTGTGGTTGTTGGTTCTCCCATGCCCCTGCTTCGGCGTTTTCTTTCTCCCCcgttatggtttttttttaaacccaTACGGATTTGCCAATTCGtaccctttaaaaaaaattggaaagcgTTTATAcgaaaatttgattttgttgaaatgtaaattttttctgtgatttatttgttgtttgttatggtttagtaatttttttgaattgttaatttattatttgccTGTAGCATTTGTAGTAGTGAACATAGTTATTTAGCATTTGTAGTAGTGAACatagttatttaatttgaaatagaTAGGATGAAAATCCGCGTAGGTggaaaatttagaaaaactatATACAGTTGGTTAGTtagttcaaaataattttaaaatatacgaCAAAAAATGTGACAATGTTTTACTGATccgtatgatatttttttaaaaatttttttaattagtgttttgaccatttgtatggtatttttttaaaaatagtgttTTGGTCATATGGATCAGTAAtccgtatgattttttttaaaatagtgttTTGGTCGTACAGATTGACAATCCATATGAATCATACAGATCATTATGAACCAAACAGATCtgtatggtattttttttaaaataatgttatgtttattaaaaaaaaattgtagttattcttttaattttttttgtgattttgttaaaaaaaatttaatgtatttatcgtaaagtttttttgtaatttttttaattgaaaataatatatttcaaatatgtCAGAATGTCAGGCTCTGCTCCACCGCCATTACGGTTAAGCACCCTCAACGAGGAACTGAAAATGGTTCTTGTAACTCTGCCTACTAAGAATGTTTCCCTTTCATATTGGCGTTTATCATGACTGTTAATTGAATGTCAATTTTGTTATATCATACTTGAATGTTAATTATGTGAGAATTAACAAATGAAGAGCACAGACAATGCTGCGAAATGGCCAAGATCATGCTGAAGGTCGCGGTTCCACCAGATACTATTTTAAACACCGTTAACGCCAAGGACCAGGtcatcttcattttgatttaattaacatatCATTATTCTGTTATTTTGTATAACTAACCAACCATATTTTGTTATATCAAATGTAGATTTACGGTAAAGTGAAATTAGTATGTCATTTGTTGTGAGGTGGAAAGACATACTTGACCGCTTATGACATTTCATTGACAAGGATGAAAATTTTCATACAGTTGTCTACAAACAAGATTTGGACAAATCAACCATTGTAACAGGGTGGACAGCACTAAGAAATTTTTATCACCTGACCGGAGATCATCAAGTGTTGTTAACTCATTATGGTAGGAATGTATTCTTTCTCACCATATTTAAGAGTAGTAGCCTACCAAAATCATTCTCAAGATGACACTCATTATACCATCAAGTGCCAAATTCTATCACTTTCAAGGTGTATCTCACTCCACACAAAGTTACCTGCAATAGCCTAGTAAGCAACTTTCCAATTTAGTTGTTAGTAATTCTTTATctttcaagttttaaatttcataaattgctaACATAACATTATTCTTAATATCAGGACGTTCCAAGTACcatgtattattttcttaaagataAAGGCTGGACTCATTTGCATTTGGAGGATGTTGCAAAATGTCGGCTTATGTTCAATCACGGGAGAAAGACACTTAAAATTGGAGCTGGATggaaatatttttgtgaaacCTTGTCCTTGAAAGCTGGCAtgaaaattgtctttgaattCATTGATTCGACCGTTAACCATGTGTTATTTTGGCCATGTTTATGAACATTATTATGACTTGGAacattgaacattttaattattatgactTATGAACATTATCCATTTgttagttatataatttttgttttatcatgTCTAATATTATCCCTTTGTTAGTTACCCGTTAGCTACAAACAATGTcttttagtaattaatttggtcatgttttgaattaaattatttttaattaatcactatatattatatttttttttaacaatctaattactaaatacatttgtttataccaatacaaaataatatcacaaaatcaatatttttgtttataccacaatatcaaaaaattaatatttttatcattgctaaaattattaaaatatttacgaatttttgttattacaattttttttaaatattcacaattttaaaaaaaaattacgaacCTATGGATCAACAATCCGTATGGATCATACGGATTGCTGATCCGTATGTGCATACCATTTTTTTTGCTTACCTCTCCTTTTTTGACAATGAAAACTGACCAAAATTCATCATATACTCCTAAAAAATGCACGTACACTACCGGAGACCAAATACGCTTCCAAACCGTCCTTAACGGAAGCAACTTACGCTAAGTGACGAAAATTTTACAGAAAACACTAACGTTGCAGAAATGAAAAACTCAACCTGCAATTTATAACCAAAAATACCATAAGGGTATTTTCGGCATTTTGGAAAATTGCTAGGTGCCCCAGCAAAGATGCAGGGTGCCCCAAGCAATTCCCCAAAAGTAAAGGGTCTTTTAACTAGTTATAGGCCCCAAATTGAATCTTTATCTCTTTAATTGGCCCATTATAACTTGTAACTCGCATCGGATTGCCCCATTTTGCCACCTCTATCTGTCTGCAACCGGTGACGttgttagagagagaaagaaaaaaaaatggtgaaagGAAGAAGCGAAATGGATGGCGTAGAAGTACCTGAAGCCATGATAGATACTCTCAACCGTACTTTGGAGAGCCTTCAACAACTCGAGACACAGTTACCccaatttctctctctctccgacCCTGATTTTCTCGCTGAATTACCACTCGTTGAACGCGCTCACTCACTCTTCTCCCTCGCCAAACTCACCTCTACCCTCTTCTCATGTCTGCACCTTTCTTCCCTCTAAACAATAATAATCACacccttttttttaatacaatctTTCCACTTCAATTCAGTGCttttatctctctcttttttgtgtTCAGTGAAGTTGAGGTGTAGAGGTGTTAACCCAAATGGCCACCCTGTCAAATCCGAGCTTGTAAGTGCTTAATGGGTCTTCTGGGTATTCTTTGAATTGTGTTGCATGGCGCTTTTCTTGTTCAAGTTTCGACCTTTGGTGATGTATTGATTGGTTGAAGTTGTTGCTTTTGTGTTCCACCAGGACAAGATAAACGTGTTGCAGAAGAAACTGGAACGGCTTCCGCGGTTCAGTGAAGGTACCTCACGTGGCTCTAGCCTTTTGTTGAGTTTTCTAGTTGAGAATGAGTGGTCCATGCTGCATTGTTTTGAGGACATGCCTTTCTTTTAGGtattttaagattttgttgGCATGGTTCTTTTCTCTATTCCACTTGTCTGATTTTAGAATTTGATTGGTAGGTTTGAGTCCCTCCTTGTTTCTCTGGGGTGAAGTAAATGAAAGTTTCCTATGAGTGCTCTTTGAATCCGGAGGAGGCTTTTTCTATCTTGGAGTGGCGGCACCATCctctccttaattttttttgaggAATATTGGCAACACTTTCTTTGACACACTCTTTTTAATACTCCCTCAGTAATTGActgaaatttattggaaatcacCAAATCCCACATCTAAATCAAGAGAGAGAATCGTTAGATTGATAAGTAAGACCCTCTAAAATTGgtgttttttaacaaatttcagCCAAACATAGAGAGAGTGTTGGAAAGAGAGCTCAGAGTGTGACTAggatttctcaattttttttttgtattgattGGATTGGATTGGATGATATGGATTTTGAAATAGTCTCTTTATTGAACACTCCTTATCTTGCCTTGTGTGTCTGcttttcattttgaatctcGTGTGTTTGTGAAGAACTGGTTGTTTCTTGCAGCACAAGAGCAAGACACTAGGAACATAAGTGAAGAGGAGGAACCAGAGATGAACTATCAGGAACGGACTAGTCAAAAGAGGAAGTATCCATCGTCTGAAGAACAGTTTGTTCAAATTGATGCTGTGGGATCCCTGGTTAAAGTAAAGGAGGAACATGTTGGTGATAATAATGGAAATATTAAGGAAGCAATAGTGATTGACatttcagatgatgatgattgatcATGATCATGATCATGAGCTACTTGCACCTTAGTTTTCCCAAGTTCTGGTAGAGTTTTCTGTAATTTCCTTGTTTACTTTATGAATTTGTTGTCTTCTAAATTATATCTTAGTGGAGTAACTGCCTTGTGGTTTATAATTCTGTCAGTAAAAAAACGAATTTCGAACCAACACATATGTCGGGATCTTTGCAAGTTCATAGATGCACCACTGTATTCattatatttgaaccaacagcTAGCAACATTTATTTATTGGAGTGATCGTATGAAAACATTTTACTACTATTTAACAGTTGAAGTTGGAGATTTGTCTCACAGATGTGGAAATCATTCTAATGATAGACTCGGATTTAGTGTCAGTTATCATCAGCAAATATTTGGAAATAAAGAATTggtaatatcaattttaaaatgtatcaGAGAAAGATAGGGAAGTTGTAATAAATGTAaatcttgtttgaatttttaGTAATGCCACAGATGCAACATGTGTCTATTTTAGCTTAAGTTGTACTgtatgtttcaactttcaaacatCATTTGAAGTTTAATGCAGAATAGTACCAACCCAGCTAACATTGGGGTAaggtttctttttccttttccttcctCAATAGCTCCAACATGACAATGCCGCAGGCAGGGGCAGGGGCAGGGtcagaaatttaataaaaaaaataaattttcacatgaataaaatatacaaataaaatttaatatattatttgtctagtatttttataaataaaaaatatataaatggttTTGAAGCAACTGTGTATGCTTGTTTCATTTAAGTATACTTAGTTTGTCTATGCTTCTGAAGAGAAGTAAAGCATGAAtagaattaattcattttttttaaaattcttaagtAATGCAAGCCTTCATTTGATCTTGTATTTATCATTAAACTGCAATAAGCAAAATATGTGGATTTATTACTGAAGAAAGACAATTTTAGGAATTCATCCAAGCCTCTTTCATTGAGTAATTCACATGCTACattctcatatttcttttaaGTGCACCTACAATGCATGGTTACTTAAATGGGCTGCTTGTCTTAAATTTGTGGGCCTTACAAAACCTCATAGATTTAAGAACTCTACACAAAAATTTACTCCAATGCTAAGGTTGTTAAAGTGAGTGTTAAACTTAATTTCCCTCATTTTTCTGCTAATTCTTGGCTTGGAAAGTAccatttttattgataaaaaataataaagcaatGTTGTTTGTATAAGCAACAGTGCTTGTATAAGATATGCCATGTTTCAACAATTTTTGTTAAGCaaaacattttatttgtaaGCAACTCACAGAAACcacaatttttgttaatttcccTCATTAGGGGTTTCACTCCTGATGAAATGTAATGTGATGGTAAACTAATAAATGCATGGAACAAGTTGCTTGTCGGTTTAAGTGTTGTTACATGTGTATGGTTATTTTATTTGATGCTAGTATGtttcccttgtgttcataaTTCTACTCAAATGAAGAGTCCGAATCAAGACTTAAAGTGTATGATTATGGGATGTGAAATGATGATGTTTGTGGTTTTAGGTAATTAAGAAACAGTCTGGCACTATCACCATCACTGTGATTCTAATGAACTCAACTGAATGTGGTGGTAACACTAGGGCATGGTTCTAGTGGTTGGGGTGGGTACAGGTTTTGGGTAGAGGTTGTAGGTTCAAGTTGTACATTTGTCAAAACTCAATGcattaaaaaaagatgaaatagaagaataaaaaagtgTGGCACAAGAGAGTTAGCATTATGCATGCTACTGTAGTGTGAACATTGATTATGCTACAAGTGCAATTTCTGTTCATGCAACTATCACATATCTTGTTTATTTTCTATCTTCTACTTTTGTTTTATTATCATCCCTAATTATATTTAGTCATCACCAGATGGGATCAGCGATTTGCTGTAAGTTCTGCTACTTCAGTAGTATAGAATAACCATACTATAAATAGTTCCCAAGGATTTATAGTATTCGGCTATTTGTCATTATTCCGAATATGAGATTTTTTCAACTTACAATCTTTGAATTTCTCTGGTTTATTTATTTCGACTTGATTCTTATCATAATGTTGTTACTGGCCTCCTGCTTTTTTGTTTGAAAGCAACCATTAACACTAAACCTGACTGACCATAACTCATGACTAAACTACcctcaattttattttcacaatgCATCCTCATATGATTGAAATTCATTATGGGAATCTGGTTGCTTATGATCACTCATGATTGTGTTGAGACTTAGATAAACTGCGCTATAGACAAACATGATTTACTTTTTAACAGTGTGTCTGGTTTAAAGGAGAGGAAAGAGGAAGAGAGGAATTTTAATGGAAAGGGGCAGTGGGAAGGGAAGGAGAGCCTTCCCCTTTCATCCAAATCCCCTCACTTTTGGTGGGGAGACAAAAATAAGGGAGAAGGCATATTGGCCTCCTTATTTCCCCTActctttccttttaattttttgaaccaCACGGAGTGATTAAAATGTCAACCATccccttctttatttttttaaccaaacaaGGCAACTAAGGGACTATTGATTCCTTTCTCAGTTTTTGGTTTTATAAACGGTTTTCTAAAACACTTCTACGTTACTCAGCAATCACTTTCTCATCCAAAATCTATTAAGTTgtgaaaattatttccaaaacaagtgttttttctttcttttttttttttaaaaaaaaaaggaaaaacaaacacCTAGAAGATGTTTCCTCATCTTCTTTTGTTTCCATCTTGTTCAGCCTCTCCCTCAATACTACACTCTGTTTTGTGCCTTGCACCTTCCTCCACCAGCTGTCTGAGCAACCTTGTttacttgtattttttaaaccaaaagcAGTTTTTGAAATGAGAAATCAAACATGCCACCCTAAAATTCCTCTTTCCCTTCATTACTTTTAAACCAAAGAGAAGTTCATTGAAATTCCTCTCCTTTCCTCCACATCCTTCCATTTCCCTCTTACAAAACATACAAGAGTTGTTCACTGGATGGACACAGGATCGGGCTAGATATTGAACTTGAAATAGAATGAAAGGCTGATTGATATGTGACTGAGTTCTCTGTCTTTGTCCGATCCTAATAGAATACTTAATCCTTGGTCTGGCATGAAGCCAACTCCAAAATGGCATGAAAGCTCAGCCTTGAAGGCTGTTTTAGATTTCaacaagggaaaaaaaaatgtcaatttgTAATGAAGAGTACAAGCCAACCAGCACATAAATAAACTTCTTCCAATTTTATATTTAGACTTTGGGTTGAGAATCACACTTCAAAAGTATAGTTATCAAATACATATAGTATATTAATATTGGACCTTACTTGGCCAAGCCTGAAGATTCAAAGCTAGGGCCTGTGACTGATAAGTGTAGCCATTACTTATTTTATACCGTATATGAATGTTTGGTTTATCTGCAAAATTGCCTTACCAGAATGTGCTGAATTCTTGAAAATTTAGGTCATATTGTTTATCCTTTTATTATTCTGCTTGTGATGTTTGCAGTATATGTGAATAACATGGAGCTGTGTTCATGGGAGGTCATTGCATAGTACTTGCTGCTTTTGGAGAACTTATCAAATTTTGGTGACACATACTCCCTCCCAATTTCAAATGGCAAGTGGGTGGCACACTGATGTATTTTCAACTGTCAAGTATCCAAGGTGCACTGCATGCACGAGTGCAAGTATAGTATAGTTCCAATCTCTGTTGTAGTTCTCTTTTTGACTTATC
Proteins encoded in this window:
- the LOC114383796 gene encoding AAA-ATPase At2g18193-like; this translates as MDFQQKHAIVDDLDRFLRRKKMYKKDGKPWKRGYLLYGPQGTGKYSLVVAMANYLKFDVYDLELGSLCSNSDLMCALRDMSNHSIVVIEDIDCYKEVNTKRFTLSGLLNNMDDLWSSGGYKQIIIFTSNHRERIDPALLCLGRKDMHIHLSFLKGNAFRILASNYLGIEGHHPLFEQIKGLLEKVEVTPAVVAEQLMSNEDPDVALEALVKFLKEMDKEKACI
- the LOC114385128 gene encoding nuclear nucleic acid-binding protein C1D-like, which codes for MVKGRSEMDGVEVPEAMIDTLNRTLESLQQLETQLPQFLSLSDPDFLAELPLVERAHSLFSLAKLTSTLFSLKLRCRGVNPNGHPVKSELDKINVLQKKLERLPRFSEAQEQDTRNISEEEEPEMNYQERTSQKRKYPSSEEQFVQIDAVGSLVKVKEEHVGDNNGNIKEAIVIDISDDDD